The following proteins are co-located in the Citrobacter freundii ATCC 8090 = MTCC 1658 = NBRC 12681 genome:
- the dtpD gene encoding dipeptide permease DtpD: protein MNKQASQPRAIYYVVALQIWEYFSFYGMRALLILYLTNQLKYDDNHAYELFSAYCSLVYVTPILGGYLADKVLGNRMAVMIGAFLMAVGHLVLGASEMAPAFLYLSLAIIVCGYGLFKSNISCLLGELYQPEDPRRDGGFSLLYAAGNIGSIIAPIACGYVQEEYSWAMGFALAAIGMLAGLVIFLCGNRHFAHTTGVNKAVLCAKKYMLPNWAWLLVLLVAAPLLITVLFWKEWSVYALIVATVIGLAVLAKIYRQAQTQKQRKELGLIVTLTFFSLLFWAFAQQGGSSISLYIDRFVNRDILGYSVPTAMFQSVNAFAVMLCGIVLAWVVKESVGGNRTVRIWGKFALGLGLMSAGFCILTLSARWSAAYGHSSMPLMVLGLAVMGFAELFIDPVAMSQITRIEIPGVTGVLTGIYMLLSGAIANYLAGVIADQTSQGSFDAAGAINYSINAYIDVFSEITWGALACVVLVLLIWLYQSLKFRNRPLAVES from the coding sequence ATGAATAAACAAGCATCTCAACCACGGGCGATTTATTACGTCGTCGCGCTACAAATCTGGGAATATTTCAGTTTTTACGGCATGCGTGCGCTGCTGATCCTGTATCTCACTAACCAGCTCAAGTACGACGATAATCACGCATATGAACTGTTCAGCGCCTACTGTTCACTGGTCTACGTCACCCCCATTCTCGGGGGATACCTGGCAGATAAAGTGCTCGGGAATCGAATGGCGGTGATGATCGGCGCATTTTTAATGGCGGTGGGACATCTGGTATTGGGCGCAAGCGAAATGGCTCCGGCGTTCCTTTATTTGTCGCTGGCGATCATTGTCTGCGGCTACGGTCTGTTTAAATCCAACATTAGTTGCCTGCTGGGCGAGTTATATCAGCCTGAAGATCCGCGTCGCGACGGTGGATTCTCTCTGCTCTACGCAGCCGGTAACATCGGTTCGATCATCGCACCGATTGCCTGCGGATACGTGCAGGAAGAGTACAGCTGGGCGATGGGCTTTGCGCTGGCTGCGATTGGCATGCTGGCAGGGTTGGTGATTTTCTTATGCGGTAATCGCCATTTCGCTCATACCACTGGCGTCAACAAGGCTGTGCTGTGTGCGAAAAAGTATATGCTGCCAAACTGGGCCTGGCTGTTAGTTCTGCTGGTTGCAGCACCGTTACTGATTACCGTCCTGTTCTGGAAAGAGTGGTCCGTTTACGCACTGATCGTTGCCACGGTTATTGGTCTGGCGGTTCTGGCGAAGATTTACCGTCAGGCGCAAACCCAAAAGCAGCGCAAAGAATTGGGGCTTATCGTCACGCTGACCTTCTTCAGCTTGCTGTTCTGGGCCTTTGCTCAACAGGGCGGCAGCTCGATTAGCCTGTATATTGACCGCTTCGTAAATCGCGATATTTTGGGGTATTCCGTCCCGACCGCGATGTTCCAGTCGGTTAACGCCTTTGCCGTTATGCTGTGCGGTATCGTGCTGGCCTGGGTAGTCAAAGAAAGCGTTGGCGGCAATCGTACCGTACGTATTTGGGGTAAATTCGCCCTTGGCCTCGGTTTAATGAGCGCAGGGTTCTGCATTCTGACCTTAAGCGCCCGCTGGTCCGCAGCTTACGGCCACTCTTCTATGCCGCTGATGGTATTGGGGCTGGCGGTCATGGGCTTTGCCGAACTGTTTATCGACCCGGTGGCGATGTCGCAAATTACGCGTATTGAGATCCCTGGGGTGACTGGCGTATTAACAGGCATTTATATGCTGCTGTCCGGCGCCATCGCCAACTATCTGGCAGGCGTTATCGCCGATCAGACGTCGCAAGGCTCGTTTGATGCTGCAGGCGCTATCAACTACTCCATCAATGCGTATATTGATGTCTTTAGCGAAATTACCTGGGGTGCGCTGGCCTGCGTGGTGTTGGTGCTGCTGATTTGGCTATATCAGTCGCTTAAGTTCAGAAACCGTCCGCTGGCGGTAGAATCCTGA
- the phrB gene encoding deoxyribodipyrimidine photo-lyase, producing the protein MTTHLVWFRRDLRLHDNLALAAACRDRSAQVLALYIATPEQWKAHDMAPRQAAFTCAQLNALQTALAEKGIPLLFYEVADFAASVDTIKSVCLQHDVSRLFYNYQYEINERQRDAAVEKSLPQVVCEGFDDSVILPPGAVMTGNHEMYKVFTPFKNAWLKRIKDGIPECVSAPKMRHSGALSTSLSAITLSYPQQYFDAQRFVADEKLAIAQLRHFCQQAAGEYEQQRDFPAIDGTSRLSASLATGGLSPRQCLNRLLAEQPQALEGGRGSVWLNELIWREFYRHLMTYHPALCRYQPFIRWTDRVQWQNNPTHLQAWKTGSTGYPIVDAAMRQLNATGWMHNRLRMITASFLVKDLLIDWRKGEQYFMSQLIDGDLAANNGGWQWAASTGTDAAPYFRIFNPTTQGEKFDRDGEFIRQWVPELRDVPGKAIHDPWSWAEKAQVTLSYPRPIVDHKQARLATLAAYEAARKG; encoded by the coding sequence ATGACCACCCATTTGGTCTGGTTTCGGCGTGATTTACGCCTGCACGACAACCTCGCGCTGGCGGCGGCTTGTCGGGATCGTTCTGCGCAGGTGCTGGCGTTATATATCGCTACCCCCGAGCAGTGGAAGGCTCACGATATGGCTCCGCGCCAGGCGGCATTTACCTGCGCGCAGTTGAATGCGTTACAAACAGCGCTGGCAGAAAAAGGCATCCCTTTACTGTTTTACGAAGTGGCTGATTTTGCGGCCAGCGTGGACACCATCAAAAGTGTCTGCCTGCAGCATGACGTCAGTCGATTATTTTATAACTATCAATATGAAATAAACGAACGCCAGCGTGATGCCGCCGTCGAAAAGTCCTTACCTCAGGTGGTGTGCGAAGGGTTTGACGACAGCGTGATCCTGCCCCCGGGGGCGGTGATGACCGGCAATCATGAGATGTATAAAGTGTTCACGCCGTTTAAAAATGCCTGGCTGAAGCGGATTAAAGACGGTATTCCAGAATGCGTTAGCGCGCCGAAAATGAGGCACAGCGGCGCACTCAGCACGTCGTTAAGCGCAATAACGCTGAGCTATCCGCAGCAATATTTTGATGCGCAGAGGTTTGTGGCAGATGAAAAATTGGCCATCGCGCAATTACGCCATTTTTGCCAGCAGGCTGCGGGAGAATACGAGCAGCAGCGTGATTTTCCAGCGATTGACGGGACCAGTCGATTATCCGCGAGCCTGGCGACTGGAGGACTATCACCGCGCCAGTGCCTGAATCGACTGCTCGCGGAGCAGCCGCAGGCGCTTGAGGGCGGCAGGGGTAGCGTCTGGCTGAACGAGCTTATCTGGCGTGAATTTTATCGTCATCTGATGACTTACCATCCGGCGCTGTGTCGGTATCAACCCTTTATCCGCTGGACCGATCGCGTGCAATGGCAGAATAATCCGACGCATTTGCAGGCCTGGAAAACGGGTAGTACGGGTTACCCTATTGTGGATGCGGCGATGCGTCAGCTCAACGCCACGGGCTGGATGCATAATCGATTACGCATGATTACCGCCAGTTTTTTGGTGAAGGACCTGCTGATTGACTGGCGTAAAGGCGAACAATATTTCATGTCGCAACTGATTGATGGTGACCTCGCGGCCAATAACGGCGGCTGGCAGTGGGCAGCCTCAACCGGAACCGACGCCGCACCGTATTTCCGTATCTTTAACCCCACGACGCAGGGCGAAAAATTCGACCGTGACGGTGAGTTTATCCGCCAGTGGGTACCGGAACTGCGCGACGTACCGGGTAAAGCCATTCATGACCCGTGGTCGTGGGCAGAAAAAGCGCAGGTAACACTAAGTTATCCTCGCCCGATTGTGGATCATAAACAGGCAAGGCTGGCGACGCTGGCGGCATATGAGGCGGCGCGTAAGGGATAG